The genomic window GTACCTCGGAAGGGTTTCTGTTGCCCCAGTCAACAGCAAACTTTATGGATCGGCATAAGTCTGTTGTTGGGTAGATAGGCCAATAGTTTTCTCTTGGTAAAAGACCACGGCTGAAAAAATCTTCATACTCTGGAGATATTATTAATGTAAGAGAGCCACAAGACAATATGTATTTCAAACTCACAGACCAGGCATAACCCTCTGCATAAATTTTATACCTGCAAAATGATAATAATCGTCAACTCTACGAAAAATGACCGCCCAACGCCAAGATATCAGCACATTGTCAACTTGCAATTTGAACAAAATGCTTATGCTAggagaaaagtttcgctcttttCCAGCAATCCAATATTTAAAGAAGTCCATGAGCTACATTCAAGCTTGGCATCTATGTACATCCAGCAGTGCACTACATATTTTCTTTTCAGTATCATGGCTTACCTATGTTTACACTGATTAGATAGTTTAGACTGCTCATAACCACCCTTTGCTTCTTCCAACCAATTCTGCAGTGCAAGATAAGATGTTTCATGGAGTCCTTTAGAATTAACCAAAGCAATGAAACAATTTAGGTGCATATAATGTACAAAATGCTCTGAGATGTTGCTAAAATTCAACCTGACGCATGATCTGGGCTCCCCAAAACCTAGAATGATTACAACGCATCAACTCCGTACGAACAGGAGATAGAACATCTGGGTTTCCTTTCCAGTAAGCTCGAGGCCACCTCTTTATCCATTCTTTAGCTTGAGAACCTTGTTTTATGCTTCTAAATTCATCATCCCAATGTTCTATGTTCACTTCCGGCCTACATTAATGAATCCATATGTCAGTACAAGCCTACCAGCCAATGCAACCATTTCCAAATTAGAATGCAATACATTGCTGTTCTGCAATTGTCTCACTTTATGGCACAGCTGCAACATTCATAATACTTGAAGTCAAGAGAACTCAGAGAATATGTACAAACTTCTGAAATACAATACTACTTACCAACCCCAGAAAGACCAATCAGGAAATGGAATATCGAAATGAGCATTGGTGGTGCAATAACGGAACAACGGAGGCGGAATTTGCCCAGAATACTCTGTTCGATTCAGAACAGGTCTATCCATACAATCAAACATAAGATCAACATCTGGGACTAATCCTGGATATCTTTTAAGAAGTTGTAAGAAACTCCATATTGTAAACATAGCTCTACTCTGAACACAATCATAATAAAAATCAGCATACAATCTACCATCGACGATTGTTATCCTAAATGCAGCTGATTTTTTGGCTTCCATAAATGTAGATAATGAAATTCCAGATTTAGACCATGGTTCAAGATCTTGATGTATCCAACGAAAAAATGACGGACATGAATTCTTAGATTgatctgctgatgatgatgatgattcattaAGATTGTTGTTATTGTCGGGGTATCTACGACAAGTTAGATACGAACATTCAATGAATTTAGAAGTTCTTGTGTATCTTGAACCATCATTGAATTCTTTATGTGGGAATGGATGCCATGGTGTTGGTTCTAAGTTGTGTCCTGCTACTGTTCTTGTTTGATCAACCTGTGTGTTTGAATAAATTCCTCAATGAGTTAAATAATCACAGGAAAAAAAAATGTAGCAAATTAGAAACAAGAGTAGTAGTACCTTGAAGAGGAAAAGAAGAGTGAGAGAAAACAAAGCTAAAGCAAAGAGAGCAATGACTTGAAGACGTGAAGCTCTTGCACGTAAATAGCTTGGATGAATTTTTCCCATTTTACAATTCTCCAGAAGCTTTTATTATTATCAAGAAGATTCATGGATTTTATGTTTCTGTGTGTTTCTTTCTTCTTGCAGGTCCTTGAGTTTTCTCTCTCTAAAGTTCAGTCAGTCTCCTGTTGTATCCCCACAAAATGTGGAAAATTTATTGCCCTTTTCTTAAGGTAAGAAGAATTGGTCATTTGTCATTTGTCATCATGTCCTCTTCTGTATACACTCTCTTTGTACTATGTGCATTACTGTTATCAACAAAAAAAGACTAGTGAACTGCCAAACTCTTTAAATTGCTGGTCCATTGACAATTCTGAATGCTACACTGTGCTTTCAATAATGTGTCTGGTGGAGCCATGGTGTTGCAGATTTCTGATAGAGGGAAGGGAGCCCATATTATCCCAGATCTGTAAATACAATTTACTGTCTTTGAAACAACACAATAAATAATTTACTGTTACCAATGTGCTTACCATGGCTTAGCATAGACAAGCACTAGGCATATACATACATACACTTATTGGGACTATGTGAGTTACAATCATAGACACCATACTATTATTAGTTGCTGAGCCATAATTTTCAGCAGTACTATGCAAGGCTTTGTCATTAGCTTAGAAGAAACCCACAGCTTTGGCAAGAATATAATATGATGTATCATCATAGACGAATTCGTTAATGTAAGTAAGTAGTTAGCATGATATAGAGATATCCTAATCCACAAATGGGATATGCGTTTTCTTCCAGGCAAGTCTGATTGGCAATGACAAGCATCTCCCCAGGAACCTGTACTGCTCAAACTGCAATTATCCTCCtcaatttcttcatttttctgcAACATACAGGACAAACTCCTGCCTCCTCTATAATCCTGCGGAAATTAGCAGTTTTATCACACATCTTAGTCCAACATTTGGACCGATTAACTTGCACTAAAAgcaaatggattttttttttcttgtcctAAAGTTAGTATTGGTGAATTACCTTGTTCCACATGTATAGCATGTAGCACAGTGTCCACATGGAAGGAAAAAACTGTCCCTTGCAGTATCAGAGCAAACCAGACAGAGATGATGAGAATTTTCAGTCTCTCCTTCTTTTAGTTGTTTTCCTTCAGTGGAACCCAATGAGAGGGGGTCTTCAAATTCCTCGTCATGAGATACAGAATCATAGGAAGAACCCAAACTCAATACATCATCATCTTTTTGTCCCAGCAATGGGGTTCTCTCATTATCAGAACCATTTTGGCTGCTGTTTAGGAACTTTGCACATACCTTGTATATGAGAAAGAAGATCAATGTCATTGCACCTGCACAATAGCAATTATAAGTAATGAAGAGAGATAAATGGGAGGTTCGGTCACGGTATGGAGGAGAAAGCACCTGAACCAAGAAAATATGTAATCCATCGTGGCTCATATGACACTTTGACAAACCAATCTTCTGGCGCAGTACCCTGAAGGAGCATGAAAGGGGAAACTTCTGAATAGGGGTTTCAAAGTGTTGGGCTGGTAAGCAAATTAAGATTGAAAATCTAAAACCATCTGGATAACTTGAACCACTTCCAATTTGACAGTGGAATGGGATAACATCTTTGGATTTTGGTGTTCATGAGTTTGATCCAATATTAGTAATTCAGATGACATTATATGTCTTTGGGGTGCCCAGCAAGATCTTTGGGGTTCTCCTACAATGTCTACAGATTAGGTAGCTCAGGTGGTCGGAAGATTTTATCTCATGTCTTTACCAAAGACTGAACAAGAAAGCCTACAACCTACTTCTGAATGAAAATCATGAGTAAATGTGGATAAGAAAACGAGCACACGACAAACTCCCAAGGGGAGTAAAATCTAAGCTACATGTTCACAATGGACCTTTGAAGCTGTTACGCAGTAAATGTTTGATGGTACATACAAAAGAAAATACAACTGTATGTCTTTCAAACCAgaaaacatggaaagaaaatataacTAGCGGTTTCACCTGTTGTCGACCAGGAGAAGATAGAACAGCCACATTTTGTTTAAAGGGAAAAAGCTTCAAACCACATAAACTTTCATTCAGGGAACACTTGTAATATGCCTTGGATGTATTATACAAGAAAGCCTGTATACTGATGTTCAACCGCACCTGTTCAGAGAGAGTTCCCAATCATTATCTGGATGAACAAAATAAGTCGGTTCTGACAAATATGCGCATATGAACAAATTCAACCGGGATACACATTGATACAAGTAGCAATTCGACTACAAGATACGATATATTGATATTAGAATCTTGAGTCAGATTGTCTGCCATTGGAGAGCCGTTGGAATTTCAAGAACAAGTATCACATTGACTCAATATGCAGAGAGGACACATTTCTTGAATAGCGGAGAAGGACAAAGTATAAATTACCTCGGCTGGCTCTGGATTAATGTTAGCCACTGCAACATAGTAATAGGAAGATTCGTAAACTTTCTGCTGAATCCTACCACTTCCTGGTAAGACATTAGCATGATGCATTTACTTCAATTTCTGTATAGAACAAAAGAACAGAAAGGTGCAACAAGTGGCATTTTTTATTCCTACCTTGAACGATACTCCACGATAATGTGGTGTTAGGATATGATGGGTCCTCAATCCATTCCAGAAGGTCTTTCTCACCTGCAAAATCAAATTTAAGTACTACATAAAAAGTAATAGACATATTAAGACTATACCAGCATCCTAACATGTTTAACCGTCCAGGAGGCGACATTTAACAGAGAAATCTTACAAGTATTAGCGTAGTTCCACTATTGCCGTTGCAAGCTACATAACATTTTGGCTTGAGAATTGCTAACGTACCTTCGGCAATCACAATGAACAGTGGAGAAGAGTTCTGAGATTTTGCAGTATACATAATATCCACCTCAGATCCTGGGTTCAGATAATATATCCATTCCTGCAAAATCCAAAACAAGTAAATATCATTTGGAAAACCCATCCATGACAATACCCTTTTATAGAGAATTGGGCACAAGGACTGATTGCCTTATGTGAATAAGCCGGTACAGGTGTAGTAACTTTCAGACCAATTTGTCTCTACATCAAGTGGAGGAGGATTGTAAAATCCATATAGAACTGGACTTTGCTTTGAACCAGTCACTTCATATACCTATATACGAAACCCTCAAAGTGATCAGGTCATTACCAATAAACTGCAACAGAAATTGTAGTAGGTTTAGACTGGAAAATCACCTCGATTTCACTGACAAACAATGGATTCGCCGTTAATAAACGTGAGAAATTCGGGCTAATTGGCAAATCCCTTGCCGCGTAGAATCCCACAACCACCATTACAGATACTGCTGCTTAAACCATAGTTGGATCATCCCAAAACATATCAAACAATGTTTTAGtaaagaagaaaaatctataatataTAGAATTCAAATATTTGTGGAATACACAAGAAAGAACAAACCTAAGAACCAACAAATAAGGAGAATGATTATGCATGACCAAACATCATCCATAATGTCCAACGAAGACCAATCACTTATCATCGTAAAACTTATTCGAACATTTCTGTTCTGTTGTTGCtgatgatcttgttgattctctacTTGTACTTCAGTTTCCTGGACTGGTACTGACGAAGAAATGGACGAGGAAGAAGCCATTAGAGAATGTTCCATTAATGACTTACCACCAGTAATGTAATATGAATCATCCATTCTGGCTTTCTCGCATTAATGTCGAAATACAGCTCAAATAGAGGAAAACGTGATACCAAccggtcaattttttcttctttgtgtAATTAGGCGGGAAGAGTAGGTTTGTACCACGGGATAAGAGAGCCGTGGGGGACTATCTCAGCCCAAAATTGAATGGATTCAAACCCGAGTTCAAATGCGTAACCCGCTCCATATCCGAGACCATGTTCTCCAGAGTCCAGATGTGAGATGCGTATAAATTCCAGTGTCAAATGAGTCGTAAAGATAAAATAGAGAACTGAAAACTGAGATCGAAATTTAGAGAGAACAAAAATGGCATCTGCAACTAAGCTGATTTCAGTGTCTCTGTTATGGATTGTTGTCTTGTTTGGAACTCTAGCTTTTATCCAGGTAAAAGAATCAATCAAATCTTTCTTATTTATTAGTATTTTAAAGTCAACCCCTATATCAGAGTCAGATTTA from Papaver somniferum cultivar HN1 unplaced genomic scaffold, ASM357369v1 unplaced-scaffold_19, whole genome shotgun sequence includes these protein-coding regions:
- the LOC113338830 gene encoding O-glucosyltransferase rumi homolog, with protein sequence MGKIHPSYLRARASRLQVIALFALALFSLTLLFLFKVDQTRTVAGHNLEPTPWHPFPHKEFNDGSRYTRTSKFIECSYLTCRRYPDNNNNLNESSSSSADQSKNSCPSFFRWIHQDLEPWSKSGISLSTFMEAKKSAAFRITIVDGRLYADFYYDCVQSRAMFTIWSFLQLLKRYPGLVPDVDLMFDCMDRPVLNRTEYSGQIPPPLFRYCTTNAHFDIPFPDWSFWGWPEVNIEHWDDEFRSIKQGSQAKEWIKRWPRAYWKGNPDVLSPVRTELMRCNHSRFWGAQIMRQNWLEEAKGGYEQSKLSNQCKHRYKIYAEGYAWSVSLKYILSCGSLTLIISPEYEDFFSRGLLPRENYWPIYPTTDLCRSIKFAVDWGNRNPSEAETIGRGGQDFMESLSMEKVYEYMYHLISEYSKLQHFKPYPPSSAQEVCMESLLCYADPKQRDFLERSATSTSSSYPCTLPPADPDIIKTWIRKKQKVIADLQKLEKT
- the LOC113338831 gene encoding uncharacterized protein LOC113338831; the protein is MYTAKSQNSSPLFIVIAEGEKDLLEWIEDPSYPNTTLSWSIVQGSGRIQQKVYESSYYYVAVANINPEPAEVRLNISIQAFLYNTSKAYYKCSLNESLCGLKLFPFKQNVAVLSSPGRQQGTAPEDWFVKVSYEPRWITYFLGSGAMTLIFFLIYKVCAKFLNSSQNGSDNERTPLLGQKDDDVLSLGSSYDSVSHDEEFEDPLSLGSTEGKQLKEGETENSHHLCLVCSDTARDSFFLPCGHCATCYTCGTRIIEEAGVCPVCCRKMKKLRRIIAV